A stretch of the Sphingobacterium thalpophilum genome encodes the following:
- a CDS encoding vWA domain-containing protein, with protein sequence MRTILFLMTVLMSFGSYASQGYRVKGRVTDGQSGRGLSGATVTNLQTKESKVTDREGNYQIHVATGKDVLEFRALGYLTRRVSVNGKSKVDAVMAADLHTLEEVVVLGYGTAVKTNSSPVMALSAKQTYFGGSGIFIRGQQSSQESYQKIKENKFINPLKEPLSTFAADVDAASYSNVRRFINSGSLPEKDAVRVEEMINYFQYRVAGPKNGEPVNILTELSKAPWNSTHQLMRVTLKAKDIPTDQLKASNLVFLIDVSGSMMGPGRLPLVKSSLKMLVDQLRDIDRVAIVTYAGSAGVKLESTAGSQKMKIKTAIDELEAGGSTAGAAGIKKAYEIARQNFIQGGNNRIILASDGDFNVGQSSDESMEELISSESKSGVFLTVLGYGMGNLKDSKMEILADKGHGNYAYIDNISEARKAMVTEFGGTLFTVAKDVKIQVEFNPSYVQAYRLVGYENRLLEAEDFNNDQKMGGDMGVGHMVTALYEIVPVGVSSAIAGNVDPLKYQAEQKASVGKMNGELATVKFRYKEPEGSKSKLQQKTVEAKAVEIEKASEDLRFASAVAELGMLLRDSDFKQRASFESLIARAKAAKGSDEEGYRAEFIRLAENARDLLKSN encoded by the coding sequence ATGAGAACAATACTTTTTTTAATGACAGTCCTGATGTCTTTCGGGAGCTATGCGAGTCAAGGATATCGTGTAAAGGGCAGAGTAACCGATGGGCAGTCTGGACGAGGTCTGAGCGGCGCTACCGTGACGAACTTGCAGACCAAAGAAAGCAAGGTGACCGATCGTGAGGGGAATTATCAGATCCATGTGGCCACGGGTAAAGATGTTCTGGAATTTCGCGCCCTTGGCTATCTCACACGACGGGTTTCGGTAAATGGAAAATCAAAAGTAGATGCGGTTATGGCCGCTGACCTGCATACCTTGGAGGAGGTGGTAGTGTTGGGGTACGGTACGGCGGTTAAAACGAATAGTAGCCCTGTGATGGCGCTAAGCGCAAAACAGACTTACTTTGGGGGAAGTGGAATATTCATCCGTGGACAGCAGTCCTCTCAGGAGTCCTACCAAAAAATTAAAGAGAACAAATTTATCAATCCGTTGAAGGAACCGCTATCCACCTTTGCTGCTGATGTGGATGCGGCGTCTTATAGCAATGTGCGTCGGTTTATAAATTCAGGTAGTCTCCCCGAAAAGGATGCTGTGCGAGTCGAAGAAATGATCAATTATTTTCAGTATCGGGTAGCCGGACCTAAAAATGGTGAACCGGTAAACATCCTGACCGAATTGAGTAAAGCACCATGGAACAGCACCCATCAGCTGATGCGCGTAACACTTAAAGCGAAGGATATCCCAACCGATCAGCTGAAGGCTTCCAATCTGGTTTTTTTGATTGATGTGTCTGGATCCATGATGGGACCGGGGCGGTTGCCCCTGGTAAAGTCCTCACTGAAAATGCTGGTGGATCAACTGCGTGATATTGACCGGGTGGCGATCGTAACCTATGCTGGTTCGGCGGGCGTAAAGCTGGAAAGTACGGCCGGTAGTCAGAAAATGAAAATTAAAACAGCGATTGATGAACTGGAAGCCGGAGGAAGTACAGCGGGCGCGGCTGGAATTAAGAAAGCTTACGAAATAGCCAGACAAAATTTTATACAAGGGGGCAACAATAGGATTATCCTGGCCAGTGACGGGGATTTTAATGTCGGCCAGAGCAGCGATGAATCTATGGAAGAACTTATTAGCAGCGAGAGCAAGTCTGGTGTTTTTCTGACTGTGCTAGGTTATGGCATGGGGAACCTGAAAGATAGCAAAATGGAAATCCTTGCTGATAAGGGGCATGGCAACTATGCCTATATTGATAATATTTCCGAAGCACGCAAAGCGATGGTCACTGAATTTGGCGGTACACTGTTCACGGTAGCGAAGGATGTTAAAATCCAGGTCGAATTTAATCCGAGTTATGTACAGGCCTACCGTCTGGTGGGGTATGAAAACCGGTTGCTGGAAGCCGAAGATTTTAACAACGATCAAAAGATGGGTGGCGATATGGGCGTGGGGCATATGGTGACTGCCTTGTACGAGATTGTTCCTGTCGGGGTGTCTTCGGCCATAGCAGGTAACGTGGATCCGTTGAAGTACCAAGCGGAACAAAAGGCAAGTGTGGGAAAAATGAATGGTGAACTGGCGACAGTGAAGTTCCGATACAAAGAACCTGAAGGCAGCAAGAGCAAACTGCAGCAGAAGACCGTTGAGGCGAAAGCCGTTGAGATCGAAAAGGCCAGCGAAGACCTTCGATTTGCGAGTGCAGTTGCAGAATTGGGCATGCTGCTCAGGGATTCTGATTTCAAGCAAAGAGCTAGCTTTGAAAGCTTGATCGCCCGGGCTAAAGCTGCAAAAGGATCCGATGAGGAGGGTTACCGGGCCGAGTTTATACGGCTTGCTGAAAATGCCAGGGATCTGTTGAAATCGAATTAG
- a CDS encoding aminotransferase-like domain-containing protein, translated as MSSPVHVHFHTIVKIDRRKEDPVYLQIVYQFINAVKRHLLEDGDLLPGSRKIASDLQVHRKTVVAAINELHEQGWVKVLPNIGTFVQNPEQTASQGVKDAFRQPPERAPFHFRKELILDTPHLEVPENYYFTDGTPDYRIIEADELVRFYASMIKRKRKTDQLPETAEGNLFFRDQLSYYLNLTRGFHISRNFLLPIVSREQIFSILTRLLIRMGDIVLVEDLSYFLPNMIFSQAGARLKTVPVDAEGMDIDYIAAHFSPGEIRCVYVNTKCQYPTTAALSEKRKVQLLQLAEHYQFIVIEDDADFETAPIRGKAESLFRKNGGARVLYIGSFGHFFAPGFQMNFLIAPKDLLEEGKKYLNIFGKPNFMLEKTLGEIIHQGDIFRYQRKFQKIVAERKERFAQLLHAYFKQELTFEPPVSGLAFWIRFNRSFSLMRLQQQAKKRGLLLPGVCLYQNKTVTALRLGFAHLDEQDMPEAVRLLHEAYVHVIMESPI; from the coding sequence ATGAGTAGTCCGGTTCATGTCCATTTCCATACGATCGTCAAGATCGACCGTCGCAAGGAAGATCCCGTTTATTTGCAGATTGTATACCAGTTTATCAACGCCGTAAAGCGCCATCTGCTGGAAGATGGAGACCTGTTGCCCGGGAGCAGGAAGATAGCGTCTGATCTGCAGGTGCATCGTAAGACCGTTGTTGCGGCGATAAATGAACTGCACGAGCAGGGTTGGGTTAAGGTGCTGCCCAACATTGGTACTTTTGTGCAGAACCCCGAACAGACAGCTTCCCAAGGGGTGAAAGATGCATTCCGTCAGCCTCCGGAACGGGCTCCCTTCCATTTTCGGAAAGAACTGATTTTGGATACGCCACATCTGGAGGTTCCTGAAAACTATTATTTTACCGACGGAACCCCTGATTACCGTATCATTGAAGCCGATGAGCTGGTCCGTTTCTATGCATCGATGATAAAAAGGAAACGGAAAACCGACCAGCTGCCGGAGACAGCTGAAGGAAATCTGTTTTTCAGGGATCAGCTGAGTTATTACCTCAACCTGACCCGAGGATTTCATATTTCCAGAAACTTTCTGCTGCCGATCGTCAGCAGGGAGCAGATCTTCTCGATTTTGACGCGTCTGTTGATCCGTATGGGGGATATTGTCCTCGTAGAGGACCTGAGCTATTTTTTGCCCAACATGATCTTTAGCCAGGCCGGCGCCAGACTAAAAACAGTTCCTGTAGATGCAGAGGGGATGGACATCGACTATATTGCTGCGCATTTCAGTCCTGGAGAGATCAGGTGCGTATATGTCAATACAAAGTGTCAGTATCCGACGACAGCTGCTCTTTCGGAGAAAAGGAAAGTACAGTTACTGCAGCTCGCCGAACACTACCAGTTTATTGTAATCGAGGATGATGCTGACTTTGAAACGGCACCTATAAGGGGGAAGGCAGAATCGTTGTTCAGGAAAAACGGAGGTGCAAGGGTACTGTATATCGGCTCTTTCGGACACTTTTTTGCTCCGGGCTTCCAGATGAACTTTCTGATCGCCCCGAAAGACCTTTTGGAAGAAGGAAAAAAGTATCTGAATATTTTTGGTAAACCCAATTTCATGCTGGAAAAAACTCTGGGAGAAATTATTCATCAGGGAGATATCTTCCGTTATCAGCGGAAATTCCAGAAGATCGTCGCCGAACGGAAAGAACGTTTTGCCCAGTTGCTGCATGCGTATTTTAAGCAGGAGCTTACGTTTGAGCCACCTGTATCGGGGCTGGCCTTCTGGATCCGCTTTAACCGCTCCTTTTCACTGATGCGTCTGCAACAGCAAGCTAAAAAAAGAGGCCTTTTGCTACCCGGCGTCTGTCTCTATCAAAATAAGACAGTCACCGCCCTCAGGCTGGGATTTGCGCATTTGGATGAACAAGATATGCCAGAGGCCGTCCGCTTATTGCATGAGGCTTATGTGCATGTCATAATGGAGAGCCCTATCTAA
- the pstB gene encoding phosphate ABC transporter ATP-binding protein PstB encodes MKSKLVAEHLNLWFGNKQVLKDINIEFEENKVTALIGPSGCGKSTLLRSFNRMHDLYPEAKIEGRIKLDGQDIYRKEIEVTDLRKRVGMVFQKANPFPKSIYENITYGLKINNLTADKTTVQKALQEAYIWEEVKDDLKKPATRLSGGQQQRLCIARTVALRPEIILMDEPCSALDPVSTLKIEELIHHLKKDYTIVIVTHNMQQAQRVADKTVFMYLGEIIEQGDTDQIFNHPQHETTRNYISGHFG; translated from the coding sequence ATGAAAAGTAAATTGGTCGCTGAACATCTCAACCTTTGGTTTGGGAACAAACAGGTGTTAAAAGATATTAATATCGAATTTGAGGAAAATAAGGTTACCGCATTGATCGGCCCTTCAGGTTGTGGCAAAAGTACGCTGTTACGAAGCTTCAACCGCATGCATGATCTATATCCAGAAGCCAAAATCGAGGGCCGTATCAAACTGGATGGACAAGACATCTATCGAAAAGAGATCGAAGTAACGGACCTTCGAAAGCGTGTCGGCATGGTCTTCCAGAAAGCAAACCCTTTTCCCAAGAGTATTTATGAAAATATTACCTATGGATTGAAGATCAATAATCTTACTGCAGACAAAACCACCGTCCAGAAGGCTTTGCAAGAAGCATATATCTGGGAAGAAGTTAAAGACGATCTGAAAAAACCGGCCACACGCCTCTCGGGCGGGCAGCAACAAAGGCTCTGCATCGCACGTACAGTAGCGCTGCGGCCCGAAATTATTCTGATGGATGAACCTTGTTCTGCACTGGATCCTGTAAGTACCCTTAAGATTGAGGAATTGATACACCATCTCAAAAAGGATTACACAATTGTCATCGTTACCCATAATATGCAGCAAGCTCAGCGTGTCGCCGACAAAACCGTATTTATGTACCTGGGCGAGATTATTGAACAGGGCGATACTGACCAGATCTTTAACCATCCGCAGCACGAGACCACCCGTAATTATATCAGTGGGCACTTTGGTTAA
- the pstC gene encoding phosphate ABC transporter permease subunit PstC: MQYKKRIAIDKIARIVFKSTGYLVLLLLGGIFFMLLYNAIAFFLDVSPLDFITGSQWNPTAAEPVYGILPLIVSTSIVSFGAMLLAVPLGVGTAAFISEYATPKLKNILKPAIEMLAAIPSVVIGFLGIVLVGPGIADFNNLPNGLNALNGAILLAIMALPTIITISEDAIHAVPQTYREASYGLGASRWQTLRKITIPAAAPGIIAAIMLGLGRAIGETMTVLMATGNAAVFPKGFFDSVKTITATIAIEMGEVPYQTTHYYALFAIAIVLFFMTLVANLIGEYFINRFRKYHAA, translated from the coding sequence ATGCAGTACAAAAAAAGAATAGCCATCGACAAGATCGCCAGAATCGTATTCAAGTCCACCGGTTACTTGGTACTCCTGTTATTGGGCGGTATTTTCTTTATGCTGCTCTATAATGCTATAGCCTTCTTTCTGGATGTGTCACCATTGGATTTTATTACTGGAAGCCAGTGGAATCCAACAGCAGCTGAACCCGTCTATGGGATTTTACCTTTAATTGTCAGCACCTCGATTGTGTCTTTCGGAGCCATGTTGCTGGCCGTTCCACTGGGAGTGGGAACCGCTGCATTTATTTCCGAATATGCCACTCCAAAGCTAAAAAATATTTTAAAACCCGCCATCGAGATGCTTGCTGCCATTCCCTCTGTAGTGATTGGCTTTCTAGGAATCGTACTTGTCGGACCTGGGATTGCGGATTTCAACAATTTACCCAACGGTCTGAACGCACTCAACGGAGCCATCTTATTGGCGATCATGGCACTTCCCACCATTATCACCATCTCAGAAGATGCCATCCATGCTGTGCCACAGACATACCGCGAGGCTAGTTACGGTCTTGGAGCTTCCCGGTGGCAGACACTTCGCAAGATTACCATTCCAGCCGCCGCACCGGGGATTATCGCAGCAATCATGCTGGGGCTGGGCAGAGCAATAGGTGAGACGATGACCGTATTAATGGCCACAGGCAATGCTGCAGTTTTTCCAAAGGGCTTCTTCGACTCCGTCAAAACCATAACAGCGACCATTGCAATAGAAATGGGTGAGGTACCCTACCAGACCACACATTACTATGCCCTGTTTGCCATTGCCATTGTCCTTTTTTTTATGACCTTGGTAGCCAATCTGATTGGCGAGTATTTTATCAACCGTTTTAGGAAATATCATGCGGCATAA
- a CDS encoding carboxypeptidase-like regulatory domain-containing protein yields MSNSNYDIAYLRKYLNGELSPKEMYAVEREAQRDPMLADILMGMEIAPGQPDLSDLRLRILERTAASQKNKKTTVFDWKRLAVAASVVAILGAGILYVQHKKNPADSQRTANISSAAHEQGSPIPNDSPSASPTGGKTQQTEATRPQESNTTSTPRQYEVDDKRLALNKRSSPTAPSEKRDSHTLSGRPVLSLKPADTAMITGYAAQAKKSPTTNSERIMIRGYGNALASQVAGVNGATVQGSGSPFQVTVKDKETGLPISGVTIIQPNSKIATNTDAQGKATIQPSSIDSLVDIMALGYNTVALNMRRTKNLNVKLQPSNGALEEVVVTTMSSRKTKAAEPVWGWKAFNSYIKKKTARSRYEGTVRLSFYIDKDGFPTNINILQSANEYLNTKASEILLSGPKWKADDNRYVTVTFEFKYD; encoded by the coding sequence ATGAGCAACAGTAATTACGACATAGCATACTTAAGGAAATACCTCAACGGCGAACTTTCTCCAAAAGAGATGTATGCTGTCGAGCGCGAAGCTCAGCGTGACCCAATGCTGGCAGATATTCTTATGGGTATGGAAATAGCTCCGGGACAACCCGACCTCTCCGATCTTAGACTCCGTATCCTAGAACGTACTGCTGCCTCCCAAAAAAATAAAAAGACGACTGTGTTCGACTGGAAGCGATTAGCCGTTGCCGCCAGTGTTGTCGCTATTCTGGGTGCCGGTATTCTATACGTTCAACACAAGAAAAATCCGGCCGATTCCCAACGGACGGCCAACATTTCCTCCGCTGCTCATGAGCAAGGATCCCCCATACCAAACGATTCGCCATCCGCCTCTCCGACAGGCGGCAAGACACAACAGACTGAAGCTACACGGCCCCAAGAAAGCAACACAACGTCTACTCCTCGCCAATATGAGGTAGACGACAAGCGCCTCGCGCTCAACAAACGATCCTCGCCGACCGCCCCGTCCGAAAAAAGAGATAGCCATACGCTGTCAGGACGCCCCGTACTGAGCCTGAAGCCGGCCGATACGGCGATGATTACCGGTTATGCTGCACAGGCAAAAAAGAGCCCAACGACAAACAGCGAACGGATAATGATCAGAGGCTATGGCAATGCTCTGGCAAGTCAGGTTGCGGGTGTAAACGGAGCTACGGTGCAGGGCTCAGGATCGCCTTTTCAGGTTACCGTCAAAGATAAAGAGACTGGACTACCCATATCGGGAGTAACCATTATACAACCCAATAGCAAGATAGCCACAAATACAGATGCTCAGGGCAAGGCTACTATACAACCAAGTTCAATTGATTCCCTAGTAGATATCATGGCCTTAGGTTATAATACGGTTGCACTCAATATGCGACGAACTAAAAATTTAAACGTGAAACTACAGCCCTCGAACGGTGCATTGGAAGAAGTCGTCGTCACCACGATGTCTTCACGAAAAACCAAAGCTGCAGAACCTGTATGGGGCTGGAAAGCATTTAATAGCTATATTAAGAAAAAAACCGCTCGTAGTCGCTATGAAGGAACAGTACGTCTAAGCTTTTATATTGATAAAGACGGGTTTCCGACCAATATCAATATTTTACAGAGCGCCAACGAATACCTGAATACCAAAGCTTCGGAAATACTGCTTTCCGGTCCGAAATGGAAGGCCGACGACAACCGTTATGTCACCGTGACTTTTGAGTTTAAATATGACTAA
- the bioB gene encoding biotin synthase BioB, with protein sequence MSEAKKWTQKEVVALYNKPIMELLYEAAEVHRTYHNPNKIQVSTLISIKTGGCPEDCAYCPQAARYHTDVKAQALMSVEQVKAQALAAKANGSSRICMGAAWRNVKDGPEFDQVLEMVRTLNQMDMEVCCTLGMLTENQAQRLSEAGLYAYNHNLDSSAEYYGEIITTRSYADRLQTIDNVRKTNITICSGGIIGMGESVAQRADMLLTLASLVPQPESVPINALVPVAGTPMESQQTVSIWEMVRMVATARILLPQTQVRLSAGRTGMSREGQALCFFAGANSIFTGDKLLTTPNPDVSEDMQMFRELGLIPQQAFEKRSQPKTVAAADAHFKAQGEKPKWSRPPRKRKPS encoded by the coding sequence ATGAGCGAAGCAAAAAAATGGACACAGAAGGAGGTTGTCGCACTATACAACAAACCGATCATGGAATTGCTCTATGAAGCTGCGGAAGTCCATCGAACTTATCATAATCCCAATAAAATACAAGTATCCACATTGATTTCAATAAAAACCGGAGGTTGCCCGGAAGACTGCGCTTATTGTCCACAGGCAGCACGGTACCACACCGACGTGAAAGCTCAAGCCCTCATGAGCGTGGAGCAGGTCAAAGCTCAGGCATTGGCGGCTAAGGCCAACGGCAGCTCACGTATCTGTATGGGCGCCGCCTGGCGCAACGTCAAGGACGGCCCCGAATTTGACCAGGTACTGGAGATGGTACGTACACTCAACCAAATGGACATGGAAGTATGCTGCACCTTAGGTATGCTCACCGAAAATCAGGCACAAAGACTTTCAGAAGCTGGCCTCTACGCGTACAATCATAATTTGGATTCTTCTGCCGAATACTATGGGGAAATCATTACGACCAGAAGTTATGCAGACCGGCTGCAGACAATCGATAATGTCCGGAAAACCAATATCACGATCTGCAGTGGGGGCATTATCGGCATGGGTGAAAGTGTTGCCCAACGCGCCGATATGCTGCTCACCCTCGCTTCGCTGGTCCCTCAGCCCGAGTCGGTACCGATCAATGCCCTGGTTCCGGTAGCAGGTACACCAATGGAGAGTCAACAAACGGTTTCCATCTGGGAAATGGTACGCATGGTCGCCACGGCGCGTATTTTATTACCACAAACGCAGGTACGCTTATCTGCCGGACGTACAGGCATGAGCCGCGAAGGACAAGCCCTGTGTTTCTTTGCCGGTGCCAACTCCATATTTACTGGTGACAAATTGCTGACTACGCCTAATCCCGATGTCAGCGAAGACATGCAAATGTTTCGCGAACTGGGGTTGATCCCGCAGCAAGCTTTTGAAAAACGAAGCCAGCCCAAAACAGTAGCAGCGGCCGATGCTCATTTTAAGGCACAAGGCGAAAAGCCCAAATGGTCACGTCCGCCCCGTAAGCGGAAGCCCTCCTGA
- a CDS encoding RNA polymerase sigma factor: MDSTREQDLLHQYQETADLQVLGELYQRHTEMVYYVCLRYFQDPERSKDAVMNIFEELIYKVNKQEIKDFPRWLYVLSKNHCLMYLRSQKNKSQISLDEFVKFPEALHQYEEQDEKELQLAAMESCLEKLPERQQQSVRLFFLEEKCYKEISDTTGYSLNEVKSYIQNGKRNLRNCMEAWNEQQ; this comes from the coding sequence ATGGATTCAACGCGAGAGCAGGATCTCTTGCATCAATATCAGGAAACAGCAGATCTCCAGGTATTGGGCGAGCTCTATCAGCGACATACCGAAATGGTATATTATGTTTGCTTACGTTATTTCCAGGATCCCGAACGAAGTAAGGACGCCGTGATGAATATCTTTGAAGAACTCATATATAAAGTTAACAAACAAGAAATCAAAGACTTTCCGAGATGGCTTTATGTACTGAGCAAAAATCACTGCTTAATGTATTTACGGTCACAAAAAAATAAATCCCAGATTTCTCTGGATGAGTTTGTGAAATTTCCCGAAGCGCTGCATCAGTATGAGGAGCAGGACGAAAAAGAGTTGCAGCTGGCAGCGATGGAAAGTTGTCTGGAAAAGCTTCCCGAGCGGCAGCAACAGTCGGTCAGGCTCTTTTTTCTCGAAGAAAAATGTTACAAAGAGATCAGTGACACGACAGGATATAGCTTGAATGAGGTCAAAAGCTACATCCAGAATGGGAAACGAAATTTAAGAAACTGCATGGAGGCATGGAATGAGCAACAGTAA
- a CDS encoding transglutaminase domain-containing protein produces the protein MKVFFSCLLVLSSFWASAQDFSFGKVKKEDFAIDISKLDTAANAFVIREYGSAQVSYNNQKGLYVEFTKHVRIKILNKEGYDHANFSIPLYKSGNEREVLVDIKGASFHLEGDRVVETEMTRSNVFNENSSENLSVTKAAIPRVQEGTIIEYRYRTESPFIFNLNSWEFQEELPKIYSEYATRIPEICHYKANLKGSLAIKDRKTENYNTGLQTNVGDILGEKTTYIMENIPAFQPEDYMTSSKNFRSIIFFELGRYSVPFGLTKDFSLTWENVREKLMADESFGGQVKRKTALKQFVDPVLQGANSELAKASRLYAYFQKQIKWNNRHSIYAKNIKEALEKRSGNSADINLGLVNALRYAQLEAIPVVLSTRDNGYAGLYSPAISEFNHVIAQVKIGEEYYLLDATSPYEPFGNLPFKCVNYQGRSIPLTGESDWVKLESRLPASQSSFFYGELLENGTLKGKWITSRSGYLASKMRERLQSSNSEEEFYEKLDEDNTRIKINSFKVFNRDSLEKPLSEEFEIEIEQFASLQSGLLAFNPYIDSKTTKNPFNLTERNYPIDFGSLIHEENYMEIKLPKGYVYAPETRLKNISMALPERAARYIFKVSDTAPDTLLIESATQFNKPLFLPEEYFDLKEFFSRIIQAQKLDITLKKI, from the coding sequence ATGAAAGTTTTCTTCAGCTGTCTGCTTGTTCTCAGCAGTTTTTGGGCCAGTGCTCAGGATTTTTCGTTTGGCAAGGTAAAAAAGGAGGATTTCGCTATTGACATCAGCAAACTGGACACTGCAGCCAATGCCTTTGTCATCCGTGAATATGGCTCCGCCCAGGTGAGTTATAACAATCAAAAGGGCTTATATGTCGAATTTACCAAACATGTGCGGATCAAAATACTGAACAAAGAGGGGTATGATCATGCAAACTTCAGCATTCCACTCTATAAAAGCGGTAATGAACGCGAAGTTCTTGTTGATATCAAGGGAGCGTCCTTTCATCTCGAAGGGGATAGAGTGGTCGAGACCGAGATGACCAGATCCAATGTTTTCAACGAAAACTCCTCTGAAAATCTTTCGGTGACAAAAGCGGCTATTCCAAGGGTCCAGGAGGGAACGATCATCGAATACCGTTATCGGACAGAATCACCTTTTATTTTTAACCTTAATTCCTGGGAATTTCAGGAAGAACTGCCCAAAATTTATAGTGAGTATGCGACGCGTATACCAGAAATCTGCCATTATAAAGCGAACTTAAAAGGCAGCTTGGCGATTAAAGATCGAAAGACGGAAAATTACAATACAGGGCTTCAAACGAATGTAGGCGACATTTTGGGTGAGAAGACAACCTACATCATGGAAAATATCCCAGCCTTCCAGCCGGAAGATTATATGACCTCTTCCAAAAATTTTCGTTCCATCATCTTTTTCGAACTTGGCCGTTATAGTGTACCTTTTGGACTGACCAAAGACTTCTCCCTCACCTGGGAAAATGTTAGAGAAAAACTGATGGCAGACGAAAGCTTCGGTGGTCAGGTCAAAAGAAAGACAGCACTAAAGCAGTTTGTTGATCCTGTCCTGCAGGGAGCCAATAGTGAACTTGCAAAGGCCTCCCGTCTCTATGCCTACTTTCAGAAACAGATCAAATGGAACAACCGCCATTCCATCTACGCAAAAAATATCAAGGAAGCGCTGGAAAAGAGGAGCGGCAACAGTGCGGACATCAATCTCGGATTGGTCAATGCATTACGATATGCGCAGCTGGAAGCCATTCCCGTCGTTCTGTCTACCCGCGATAACGGTTACGCCGGACTATACTCGCCGGCCATATCGGAGTTCAACCATGTTATTGCGCAGGTAAAGATCGGCGAAGAGTATTATCTACTGGATGCCACCTCTCCTTACGAGCCATTCGGCAACCTGCCCTTTAAATGTGTCAACTATCAGGGGCGCAGTATTCCTTTGACCGGCGAATCGGACTGGGTAAAGTTAGAATCTAGACTCCCCGCCTCCCAAAGCAGCTTTTTCTATGGCGAACTTCTGGAAAATGGCACTTTGAAAGGAAAATGGATAACCTCCAGAAGCGGTTACCTAGCTTCAAAAATGCGTGAGCGCCTGCAGAGCAGTAACTCAGAAGAAGAATTCTACGAAAAATTGGACGAGGACAATACCCGTATAAAAATCAATAGCTTCAAAGTATTCAACCGTGACTCACTGGAAAAACCATTATCGGAGGAGTTTGAGATAGAAATTGAACAATTTGCCTCTCTCCAGAGTGGGTTGCTCGCTTTTAACCCCTACATCGACAGCAAAACCACAAAAAATCCCTTCAATCTGACAGAAAGAAACTATCCTATCGATTTTGGCTCTTTGATTCATGAAGAAAACTATATGGAAATAAAGCTGCCCAAAGGCTATGTTTACGCTCCTGAGACAAGGCTGAAAAACATCAGCATGGCGTTACCAGAACGTGCTGCCCGCTATATTTTTAAAGTCAGTGATACAGCACCGGACACACTGCTGATTGAATCGGCGACACAATTCAATAAACCATTGTTTCTGCCTGAAGAATATTTCGATCTAAAAGAGTTTTTCAGCCGCATCATACAGGCGCAGAAGCTGGATATCACCCTCAAAAAAATTTAA
- the pstA gene encoding phosphate ABC transporter permease PstA, with protein sequence MEWSTLLLSTGLVCFFLCVILYDIFSKGSAILSWDFVTKLPTNGMTQGGILTPMIGTVFLTLITALFSIPFGVCCAIYLNEYAENTWLTRTIRASIRNLSGVPSIIYGLFGLALFVQALSLGTSILAAGLTLGLLSLPYIITTTEEALLRIPRSMREAALAVGATKFESIKDVVLPAALPGILTGIVLTLSRAAGETAPILFTGAAFYITNSFGSLSQEFMALPYHLYMLSTQHQSIEEVRPIAYGTALVLIIVVFLMNLTAFYIRYKFRNNEK encoded by the coding sequence ATGGAGTGGAGTACACTCCTGCTATCCACCGGACTGGTTTGCTTCTTCCTATGCGTCATTTTATATGACATTTTCAGCAAAGGCTCGGCCATACTCTCCTGGGATTTTGTCACTAAACTGCCGACCAACGGCATGACCCAGGGCGGTATACTCACACCGATGATCGGAACGGTATTTTTAACCCTGATCACTGCACTATTTTCTATCCCTTTCGGAGTTTGCTGTGCGATTTATCTGAACGAATATGCAGAGAATACATGGCTCACGCGTACCATACGAGCTTCCATCCGCAACCTTTCAGGCGTCCCTTCAATCATATATGGACTGTTTGGTCTGGCCTTATTTGTTCAGGCGCTCAGCCTAGGGACTTCTATTTTAGCTGCAGGACTGACGCTCGGCCTGCTATCACTGCCATATATTATTACCACAACCGAAGAAGCCCTGCTTCGTATCCCCCGAAGTATGCGAGAAGCGGCATTGGCTGTGGGCGCGACGAAGTTTGAGTCGATTAAAGATGTGGTGCTCCCCGCCGCACTGCCCGGTATCCTGACGGGGATAGTACTGACACTTTCCAGGGCTGCCGGCGAAACCGCCCCAATATTATTTACTGGAGCCGCATTTTATATCACCAATTCCTTTGGCAGTCTCAGTCAGGAATTTATGGCACTCCCCTATCACCTATATATGCTGTCTACGCAGCATCAGTCGATCGAGGAGGTCAGACCAATAGCCTATGGAACGGCATTGGTCCTTATTATCGTCGTCTTCCTCATGAATTTAACAGCTTTCTATATTCGGTATAAGTTTAGAAATAATGAAAAGTAA